ATGGCAGAGAgactaaataaattatgttttgaaataaaaactGAGAATTATTTTAAGGGCGCACTCTTTAAAATAGCTACGAACCATAAACTAAACTTATTGATTTTCTGCGCCCAACATAAAAGCCTCAATTCTGGACGTTATcacatacaatattttatatttctaaaacattttatatgtcatcACCCCATCTGACATACGCCGCCCACTTTAGGACCTAATGACTTATGTCTGTCCGTTTCCAGTCATGATTACAAACTTTTATAGAAATATCTCACATTTTATTAGTTCATATAAATAAACTTCCTTCTTATCTGCTAAACAGACATTAATCCTGTTGCACTTTTTTTGGGTCCCAACAGTCACCAATCCCACGCTGATCCAGGGTTTCCAAGATTACTAATTCCTGTAGGGAGTGATTTCATTCAGGTAGATTTAGCATCTTTATTTGCAGATGTATATTTTCCAAGTTATGAAATAAAGGCGAAGACCACTAGACCACATTTAACTTTTGTCTtcctttattaatattatatttttattattattatttttatcttgatTTTCTTCAATGAATCCTTCAAGGtaaacatgacaaaatatgaAAAGAACAATTACTAAAtgcatcaagtaaaaaaaaagtaaaaaaaaaaaaaagttgataataCTTTCAGAATAGACTAAATGTCTGTAATAAGGAAGCAAGGcatacttaaaaacaaaaagtatataACCCCCCTGAGCACCTAATAAGAtgagtcaaaacaaaacaaaatatttaaatatttaaacaaaacaaaacaattctgaAAGAATGCTACATAAACTCCTGTCAAGTTATAATCCTCATAGTGTTTTGTTgagtgaaacaaaaaaaaaaaatcctgtttttttttttttttttaaatgcaatatttaaaaagaCGACATTACTACAAAGTactgttcaaataaatataatgtgtgcTTTACATCTCCACAGAGTCCAAACATATGCAACATTCTCTTGCAAATCCAGCAATTCCTTTCAACAGTGGAAGACAATCCAAGTGCTTTGAAAGCCCATCAGAAACAGCTCCTATTAACATCTTTGCATCTGTATCAATATAGGCAAGTCATGTTTCCAAAATAGtacagtaacatttaaaaaaaataataaaaaaaggaaagattCCTTGATTTGCAGAAATCACCCATTGGCACATTACAAAGTATACAGTATAGAAATGTATCTATTTGCAATaaagataaaagattaaatgtCTGTGCATATGCATGTGGTCTCTCTACTAAACAAAGCTTAATacaatgaacaaaattataaatgcaacacttttgttttgcccccatttttcatgagctgacgTCAAAGGTCtaagacttttttttgtttctctcaaatatttttcacaaatctgcattgtgctgtgtgataaaactgcatgtACGAGGCCGTGTCCACgctaatatgtttttgtttgaaaacaCATCTTGTTCTGTCCATTTTAGCCTTTCGTCCACACCAAGATGGCGTTTTTAGTCGAGGAAAACTGAGCTTCTTGAAAACGCTCTCTAAAGTGGATAAATTTTAAAACATGGTTTTCGCATTGTATCGTCGACTGTGAAAACGGAGGATTTTGAAAACGATGATAAAAGTTTAGTCATCTGATGCACATATTATACAAATAGATATCTGTGTTTATACTGCAATCGTGCACACTATGCACTTTCACACTATTGCTATAGATGTGTTAATTTGTATACTGTTCATATCACAGTCCTGCaaaagatgaaagcaaatttactCACGATTGCTATTTGCGGCAAAACATGAGGCTACAACCGTAAACACCGTGTACAACCATACAACCGTGAGTGTGAGCAACCTGGACACGTCAGTGAATAGTGAATTCTTTTCGTaaacaaaatgaatcaaatttcCTGGCAGAAAAACTGCATGAAAACGTCTCATGTCTGTTCCATGTGTATAATCTGTAGTGAGCCTTTTTGAGGCTTTACAAATGCGCAGAAAGTGAatttaacattttctgatgttcCTGTGTGGATGAGACACTTTTGGAAAATGGTTGAAAATGCTATTGTGGACAGAGagcgttttaaaatgaaaaggccattttcaaatgtgtttggaTTAATGCAGacgtacagttttgttcaaaataatagcagtacaatgtgactaaccagaataatcaaggtttttagtatattttttattgctacgtggcaaacaagttaccagtaggttcagtagattgtcagaaaacaaacaagacccagcattcatgatatgcacgctcttaaggctgtgcaattgggcaattagttgaaaggggtgtgttcaaaaaaatagcagtgtctacctttgactgtacaaactcgcaactattttgtacaaacattttttttttctgggatttagcaatcctgtgaatcactaaactaatatttagttgtacgaccacagttttttaaaactgcttgacatctgtgtggcatggagtcaaccaacttgtggcacctctcagctgttattccactccatgattctttaacaacattccacaattcattcacatttcttggttttgcttcagaaacagcatttttgatatcaccccacaagttctcaattggattaaggtctggagattgggctggccactccataacattaattttgttggtttggaaccaagactttgcccgtttactagtgtgttttgggtcattgtcttgttgaaacaaccatttcaagggcatgtcctcttcagcatagggcaacatgacctcttcaagtattttaacatatgcaaactgatccatgatccctggtatgcgataaataggcccaacaccatagtaggagaaacatgcccatatcatgatgcttgcacctccatgcttccctgtcttcactgtgtactgtggcttgaattcagagtttgggggtcgtctcacaaactgcctgtggcccttggacccaaaaagaacaattttactctcatcagtccacaaaatgttcctccatttctctttaggccagttgatgtgttctttggcaaattgtaacctcttctgcacatgccttttttttaacagagggactttgcgggggattcttgaaaatagattagcttcacacagacgtcttctaactgtcacagtacttacaggtaactccagactgtctttgatcatcctggaggtgatcattggctgagcctttgccattctggttattcttctatccattttgatggttgtcttccgttttcttccatgtctctctggttttgctctccattttaaggcattggagatcattttagcctatcattttttgcacctctttataggttttcccctctctaatcaactttttaatcaaagtacgctgttcttctgaacaatgtcttgaacgacccattttcctcagctttcaaatgcatgttcaacaagtgttggcttcatccttaaataggggccacctgattcacacctgtttcttcacaaaattgatgacctcagtgattgaatgccacactgctattttttttaacacacccctttcaactaattcaactaattgcccaattgcacagccttaagagcgtgcatatcatgaatgctgggtctcatttgttttctgagaatctactgaacctactggtaacttgtttgcacgtagcaataaaaaaatatacgaaaaaccttgattattctggttagtcacattgtactgctattattttgaacaatactgtatatggttGCAGGTTTAGGTtgtccttttattgtggccagcctaagggacacctgtgcaataatcatgctgtctaatgaGCATTTTGATACGTCACACCTGTGAGGAGGATGGATTAtttcagcaaaggagaagtgctcactaacaccgatttagacagatttgtgaacaatatttgagagaaataggccttttgtgtacatagaaaaagtcttagatcttggAGTTCAGCTGATGAAAAATGGAGGAAAAACAAAAGTGtggcgtttataattttgttcaatgTAGATAAGGTTCTGAAATGAAAGTAGCCCTTAAGATTAGTGTGAACATCAAGTGAAATATGggtaaactataaaaaaataaaatgacagaaaactATTGTATTAAAGAAAATTCTCATACTTCTTTTGCTGGTTgccaaatcaagtttttttttattttttattttatattgttgttgtgGTGTTTCATAATTTGAAAAGTCCAAATGCAGATTACAGTTTGAAAAGGGTCAAAACacttaaatacagaaaaaaagttaggctttaaataataataataataataataataaaaagattttctTTAGAAATCGTAATTAACGTCAACACTTACACAATGCTTTTAGCGTTTTAAAATCCCAAACTATTTTATAACTATTTTACTTAATAGCGAAAAACAGTatagtaatattatttaacacAGTTAGGCCCCAAAATACTCTACACAAACATGTGAACACAAGCTTTTGATACCCAAGTTTGATTTCCGACAAAGAaatgtttaacataaaaaaagtatCAACACCAGTATGTGTGTTAATATAATTCTCATCACTGCCACAAGGGGTGCTATAACAGGCAAAGGCATAAACCGCTATCGCTATCAACGATCCTCTATAGATTGTCTATGGTGAACTATTTACGATCCGTTGCAGAGAGGCTAACTATAGAAAGCTAGTTTTcaaagcataagatcccaccctcctTGCAAATCACTCTGCAGAGCCAAGCCTCCTGCAAACATGAATGCGCACTGGCAGACCAGACGCTAAGCAGTGAcacaaagagaaacagcattGGAGGAGGACTGAATGCAACGCTGACAGATTACCTTATGTCTCATTCAGTGGTGAGATAACATTACAGTACAAAGTGcagaggtatgcaaatacatatgttgacaggcaggtaggacagCCTATGGTAGCCCTCGGAAATTTTATGGTCCAACGCCTTCCACAGATGATACAAATAATATAGAAACAGATATAGatatttagaccacttaacttagtGATTGTTCAGTAATGTGAAGAGATTTTCAaccaacataaaacatttttgaaccAAACTACCTACCCTGCCTTAAACTGCCAATACGCTCATAGCTAGCTAGCtagaaaaataatacaacatgGTTAATGGCACAAACATTTGAAGGCAATTATATCACTGCCTTGAGTACTGAGGTTTGTTTCCACCAAAGTACAACAAGAACAAAGTAAAGAGGTTACATACAACAACTGCAATTTGTTGAACAAGCCTTTGCGTCTATGTACTTGTGTAGAGTAGTTTTCTGACCCAAGGCTGCAATTTTTACTGTTTTCTACctaaattgtaaaaaacaaatcaacaacaataacaataaaaataatatataaaagccAAAGAAAAAGGATTATGCTAAAATTTTTGTACAAAACACCTGTTTCAACAAATGTTCTATGATAATTTCTCGAAGAGCGATTGTGATGATCACAATAAGATTGTAAGGAGTACTGTCATCTCTGGCTTGAAGTACTAAAAAGCTTTTTAGAGTTTTTATAAATAGTTATGTACGTTTTTCTTCTCCCAAACAGCATACACCTAATTTCCTCTCTTTTTGAGTAGTAGAAGCCAGTTAAACAGTACGAGAGCTTGAAACAAAACATTGCAGCTTAAAATCTagatcagtgatcctcaaatctggctcacgagatccactttcctgcagagtttagctctaaccttaatcaaacacacctgaggtTGCTAATAAGTGTCTTCAGGGTCAATAgaaaaatcacaggtaggtttgTTTGATTATGGTTGGAGCTatactctgcaggaaagtggatctcatgAGCCAGATTTAAGGATCACTGATCTAGATCCTCATATTTGGGAAAGTTCCTGAGAGTCCACACTTGTCTTACCACAATTCTGCTGCAAGCAAAGCACTTGCTTGCTCTAGGTCATGGGCGCCCAAACTTGTTCCTGAAGATCTACCTGCAAAGTTCAGATCAACACACCAGGCTGTAATTACTAAATGCTCAAGATCTTAATTAGCTGGCTCTGTTGtatttgatcagggttggagctaaactttgcaagatctccaggaacaggattggcACCTCTGCTCTTGGTGGACTCGATTAacgcaagttgctttggataaaaagtcaaaaaagcaaaaaacctTATCTTTCAATACTTATCCAGATGTTAGAACGCCTCTGTAGTGCCtcaagaaagaaaacatttgtgaCGGTGACAAATCATTTCAATAAAACACTACCATAACTGGAGGATGCTTTAACAGCTGTAGCTAAAGTGCTCATTTCATTTGGAGATTCTTCCTGATCTGCGTGTACTGTGTCCTACCATCCCATCTTTTGTAGCCCAGGACCGGAGTTCGTAATTGTTACGACTTGTTTTGTGCCTGTCTACTTTTTTTAATTCTCTGTCAAACTTTCTTTGTAGCTTTAGTGCCAGTTCTCTGTCCTCCTTTTCCTGATTTATTTGCTGGACAATCAGATCATCAAACCTGTCACAGACATCTGTCCGGGATATTTTTGTCTGTAGGGTCTCTTCCAAATGTTTGGTTTTGTGGCTTCTCTTTTTGCTCCTTCTTGAGGTAGGTCTGTTAACACAGCTCCTTGTGGTAGGCTCATTTATGAAGTTCTCTGGGTCTACAGTACCCTGATTACAGTGTCCAACGTGTTTATCAAGCAACGGTTCACAAATTTCTGTGGGTTTACAGAGTGCTTCACATTTGCTTCGCCCTTTTGCGGATGAAGTATCTGCAACGGACTGAGTTATCGACCTGATGGGAGCGCTAGCTGGCTGTGTACCTTCCTCTTTGTTAACCTGATCAAATACAAGCCGTCGTTTATTACAGACTATAGGTTTATCCTTCCGATCCTTAGCACTTGATACAGAAATGCACTGATGATCTTGCAAGCCGTCCTTGGCTACATCACAGCTGCAGAGTTGGCTGTCCCATTCTTCAACCGGACTCAGTTTAAGGCTAAGATCCTCTGCGATCGGACTTGTGACTGTACCTTTTGAGTTCACCTTGATGAACTGACGATCAACTTCAATCTGCTTCCACTTCTGCAAGATGGTTGGGCTGGCCTCGTAGCTTGTGGACTTCTGCAGAGTGCGTGTCAAGTTCCTAGGGGTTGACTTCACAATCGTTGGTTCCAAAATTCTCCCATCGGGCATCCTTTTGGGTGGAGTGCACGGTGAGCAGACAATAGGCTTGAAATGGTTGAGTTCTTCCGATATGCTGTCATTGCTCTCGGGGCTAATAGACCTCTCTGGTTTGGTATGAAGCGTGAGCGAAGCGGATGAGGTGTGGATGCCCCGCCAGTGGTGTCTCTTATCTAAGGTCAGTACTGGTGCTGAGAAAGAGCGACTGTTCTCCGAGGACAGAAGGATTCCAGCATTGTAACTATGTGCGATGCTAGCCTAGAGCAGGGAAAGAGATGCAGAGTTGTATCACTAACAATAAAAATTCACTGGACAATTTGTCTATTGTCAAGCTTGCCACAACACATGCTCTTTCTTACTATAGGGGTGTCCAGTCATGCTCCTGAAGGGCCAACATCCTGCAGAGTAGGGCTCTGCAGAATGCATGCTTCTAGAGGACACATAAGTCTGAAATAATTAAAGTAAAGGGTTGCAGAGCATGTgctggttttgtaggcaaacattaatgccttgatcATAACAAAAAGTTTAACATCTGTAAAAATTGTAGCAAACTCATTTTTATATGGTAAaatgtaggggtgtaacggttcacaaaattcacggttcggttcgatacgatacactgatgtcacggttcggttcggttcggttcgatacgttttagatacagcaaaatgtaaaaacatctcaacttttcagaatgccgcaagcgcaccgcgggtcatgtgacaagaaccaaccaatcagcttcatcctttcccgtaacaacgttgagagctcagccaagatgaaggaacagctgatcatagttgtatatggattgcaattttggaaataaattcagtagcagagctactgcaagcgatttttagagctgcaaatccatttatccttcgctgaaatttccgcgtctcatggagagagcacgtcattgttgcttagcaaagacagacgcctcaggagaaagacgcgcttagcgttttccatgcgtttttaggcacgatatgtgaacggcccctaaggcgctcgctcactcagcacgcgctgaaggctcgttgcaaaatgtcgaatgcctttaacagaccagaaatataagatcctaaaataaccaacaggtctggtgtttgggttggattccctgtaagctatagtttctaaatgctgcagggatagtttgctgcgtgcatgtttctcctttttttcgtcttttcccagatagtactgacgcatatatcccagatattcccgctggttttttttttttttttttgtaatcccgctggtgtaccctgtcatgttgcagatgcgacataccgttgtttttttatccaccactctcttgccatcaccattatagcttaaagggaatctaaagtgcacccaaacaccagacctgttggttattggaggatcttctcatttctagtctgttaaacgcattggctattttgcaacgagccttcagcgcgtactgagtgagcgagcgcctgctgagtagcctaacataaacatataagatggtgtttttttcttcttcgggagtgtcaggggcgttgcctgttacgttgtttgggttattgggctaccttgttgaacgcatatcattatatttctttctctatctttttttttttttttcaaatataatgaattactccaacgaaccgttcggtatacataatgcgtaccgcgtaccgaaccgaaagcgtcgtaccgaacggttcaatacgaatacgcgtatcgttacacccctagtaaaaTGTAATCATTCTGATTGTTTCGAGTTTTTGCACAGACCATCTCAAAGAATCTGAGTTGCTTATAACATTCGTCTAGGAACAATATTCAATCCAAGTTTTTTTgtgtagcgctttttacgatacaaatcactgcagagcaactttacagaaaattaagtttctacaatatttagtattagcttatcagtggtgactgtcagtttatgtacaaataacagaaattaacacaaaaatcaattaaagatgtaatcaaacagaggataaacaatttataacaattattatgaGCATGTGCATCATTCTATCAGATTTATAAGGTAAATAATTGATGAACCCACCCCAACACAGGAGAATACATAATCTTTTCAATTATGCAAActgttcataataaataaaaattataaacctTGCGCTGAGTTTGCATGTTTCGATGTCCACATGTTCTTGTTCAAGAAATGACAGTGGCTGTAGTATTTATATCATAAAGAAGTCTAGTTTTCTATCATTTtgtgaactagtcctaggttttttgctcaattttgaaaacaaaactACTGCAGTACAATTCTTTGGACTCCCTaggtcaataaaaaaataactttaccCTTTGCGTGGCTATAACAaggtcctttaaaaaaaaaaggggagggGGGGGCCTATCCACCCGGAGATGCATTTAGGTCCCacagtggataaatctgaaaacgaCACCCTTTCGTTTTCATGTGTACAGCCAAtctgtatattttgtgaaatgatGATGTCGTCACCCCACTTCTCGACTTGAATCAAACACTGCtatgtcacgtaacagcaacaacaacaacaacaacaacaacaacaatggtgGACTACACACAAGGTTTATGCACATGCTCTAGTCTATGAATTCTTCCccatttttagtgtatctctgtggcagaattacagcaccacagactggtctggcatgtatacgtCATCGTTCTGAGTCAGCTTCAGTGGTTTCATGTgtatgcagatatttcttgagattaTGCCGTGTTTATGGAATTTTTCTTTACAACGAGGtaaaaaaagattggatagggaaagctctAGCTTTGTGTGGATGTGGCCCAATTTACCCATAAGCCTTTAAAGTCTAAACGGAAATTCAAAACTTCACAAAACTACGTGAGCACATGcgatatattattttattcaaattactAATCACTCGTCTAGACTATACAGTGTTGATTCTTCATTTTGGGAGACAGTAACTTTATTTATTGTGTACTTTCAGCTTTACAGCTTTTGCAGATCATTTCATTCACATACAGCACAATACACAgtgcatgaaaggcaatattggaaatggcataataggggcccTTTAAAAATATGGTCTCGATCTAGTGTACCCAAAAGCCTGTAAATCCTAAAATACAACTCAAAACTTAACAAAACCAAGTCAGTTCCTGTGCATTTTATGATTCTAAACAAGTATGCAAAAAAAGTAAAGCAAATTTAACGGATATTGAATAACAATTGGCACAATAAAGTGATAAAGCTTAAATAGACACTATATTTATTTGGGAAGTTCcctaaaattgcaattataaccaagAGATGGCAGCAGATGGCCAATAATGGGCTCATTCAACTCGCTAATACAGTACTTTTGGATTTGCATTTagacattataaaaacaatattataacatttaaaatcacatttactcAAAGTTTACCACTTTATTTATACAGACATAATCAATTTTacaattatgccagattatgatttcAGTGAAATCTGATAAATAaggtatttttcggactataagtcgcacctaagtataagtcgcatcagtccaaaaatacatcatgacaagtaaaaaaacatatataagtcgcatttatttagaaccaagtaccaagagaaaacattaccgtctccaaccacgagagggcgctctgtgctgctcagtgtaggctacaggagcactcagcagcatagagcgccctctcgcggctggagacggtaatgttttctcttagttcacatctcttggttcatttctctcggttcatgtcaaattaattttgataaataagtcgcacctgactgtaagtcgcaggaccaggcaaactatgaaaaaaagtgcgacttatagtccggaaaatacggtatgtctTCTAAATAATTTGACTTACAACAACATACTCAGCAATTAAAGTTGAGAGCCAGTTACATTTCTCGGAACAACAGGACTGGTGTTTTATCCAACAACTCACCCTAAACAACCAATTAGTCTGAAGATTATTTCACATACTCATTCAGCCAAGAAGTGAAATCTTATACCTTGTCAGGACCGGCATGATGTGCGTGAACTCTATTTTTTCCTCTTCCATCCTCAGAATCTGTACAGCTCCTGCTCCTCTGGACAGCACTGCTATTAAGACAACTGTAATACAGCACAATGATAGAATggatttatatctttttttaacatcTAACAATCAGAAAACAATTTATTGAggaaagaataaaaattaaacagtGACGTACAAAATTACTAATCTTCTAATAGCGACTAATCATCTGACATTTGGCATCAGCTAATATTAATTAGctgattaattatattaattagggGTATTAATAGTTTTGCTCGTTGGCAGATACAGAtcaataaatgtattacattttaaaatacatttttggtctGAATATTATTTAGGGTTGCATGATACAtagcatgcaatatttaatgcgcaacttgtcagtaaagccggttctgtaatcagcggta
The nucleotide sequence above comes from Carassius auratus strain Wakin unplaced genomic scaffold, ASM336829v1 scaf_tig00215941, whole genome shotgun sequence. Encoded proteins:
- the LOC113096468 gene encoding E3 ubiquitin-protein ligase RNF169-like gives rise to the protein MKMAAVGSAKSAGLGQRGKSRPGTLAAPLSLEESRCPVCSEILLEPVTMPCGHSVCLHCFQRTVKLISLCCPLCRLRVSSWARKQSREKSLINTELWELVRLSHPERCRRRLEQRDRETADGEIFRAPVQIHKSGEMRQEYEKQKMKGGGSEETEERKKKIHRKEDCGMLKHCQYPFCGVSDSENEEPVGKRTRHVSAFVRKTAFNRSCLNSSAVQRSRSCTDSEDGRGKNRVHAHHAGPDKASIAHSYNAGILLSSENSRSFSAPVLTLDKRHHWRGIHTSSASLTLHTKPERSISPESNDSISEELNHFKPIVCSPCTPPKRMPDGRILEPTIVKSTPRNLTRTLQKSTSYEASPTILQKWKQIEVDRQFIKVNSKGTVTSPIAEDLSLKLSPVEEWDSQLCSCDVAKDGLQDHQCISVSSAKDRKDKPIVCNKRRLVFDQVNKEEGTQPASAPIRSITQSVADTSSAKGRSKCEALCKPTEICEPLLDKHVGHCNQGTVDPENFINEPTTRSCVNRPTSRRSKKRSHKTKHLEETLQTKISRTDVCDRFDDLIVQQINQEKEDRELALKLQRKFDRELKKVDRHKTSRNNYELRSWATKDGMVGHSTRRSGRISK